The Candidatus Omnitrophota bacterium genome contains a region encoding:
- a CDS encoding SLC13 family permease, with product MFSFFLASCAHFYGMNAQQSLSIGIFSASILGTLFFWDFRLSFAFIGTSVLLVTNTIDLEHVIEFSSLEVILFLVGMMVIIGLLKDSGVFAWIVSLILRIPKLTGKKFAFFIAIISFLLACTVSEVISIIFIVAAILEICDYFETDPVPFIILSVLTTNIGSAATVLGNPIGILIASKSGLTFEDFIIKALPLAIFCFITTIIISFFWYRKSIKTLTEQIGKFEANDILIKLISIPAQKNLKISLWIFGVMLVFISLHHRIELALKLSPNTVLLVVPLITSGLVMIWKHQRARKFIEKDVEWWTLLFFLLLFVQAGTLKYTGATVFIAKHMLEATGNNINFLISSILWISTIGSSVLDNVVLVAAFIPVVQGFQSLNINLHPLWWALLFGGCLGGNITLIGSTANIVAIGILEKEKRVKINFFTWFWVGLSVGLATTFIVMIALIFLPFYR from the coding sequence TTGTTTTCATTCTTTCTTGCCTCTTGTGCTCATTTTTACGGGATGAATGCACAGCAATCACTTTCCATAGGCATATTTTCTGCATCGATTCTGGGTACTCTTTTCTTTTGGGATTTCCGCCTAAGTTTTGCTTTCATCGGCACATCCGTTCTCTTAGTAACTAACACCATTGATTTGGAGCATGTCATTGAATTCTCCTCACTTGAAGTCATCCTTTTTTTAGTAGGGATGATGGTGATTATCGGGTTACTCAAGGATTCCGGAGTCTTTGCCTGGATCGTCAGTCTTATTCTGCGTATCCCCAAATTAACCGGAAAGAAATTTGCCTTTTTTATTGCCATTATTTCATTTCTGCTTGCTTGCACAGTCTCTGAGGTGATTTCGATTATCTTTATTGTAGCGGCCATCCTGGAGATCTGTGATTATTTTGAAACCGATCCGGTTCCTTTTATCATACTTTCCGTTTTAACCACAAATATTGGCTCTGCCGCAACGGTCTTAGGGAATCCTATCGGGATTCTTATTGCTTCTAAATCCGGCTTAACTTTTGAAGATTTTATTATAAAGGCTCTTCCTTTGGCTATATTTTGCTTTATAACCACTATCATTATTTCTTTCTTTTGGTATAGAAAATCTATTAAAACTCTCACTGAACAGATAGGCAAGTTTGAGGCTAATGATATTTTAATTAAGCTGATTTCTATACCGGCGCAGAAGAACTTAAAAATAAGTTTGTGGATATTCGGGGTCATGCTTGTTTTTATCTCCTTACATCACCGCATAGAGTTAGCCCTGAAGTTATCTCCAAATACTGTTTTGTTGGTTGTGCCCCTAATTACCAGTGGATTAGTGATGATCTGGAAGCACCAACGGGCCAGAAAGTTTATTGAAAAGGATGTGGAATGGTGGACGTTGCTTTTCTTTTTACTTTTATTTGTTCAGGCAGGGACATTAAAGTATACTGGAGCAACTGTCTTTATCGCCAAGCACATGCTTGAGGCAACGGGAAACAATATTAATTTTTTGATTTCTTCGATACTCTGGATAAGTACAATAGGCTCAAGTGTCTTGGATAATGTGGTTTTGGTTGCCGCTTTTATTCCTGTTGTGCAGGGATTTCAGAGTCTAAATATAAATCTTCACCCATTGTGGTGGGCGTTACTTTTTGGTGGGTGCTTAGGGGGCAATATTACACTTATCGGTTCAACCGCAAATATTGTGGCAATAGGCATCCTTGAAAAGGAGAAGCGGGTCAAAATAAACTTTTTTACCTGGTTTTGGGTGGGTTTGAGCGTGGGATTGGCCACCACATTTATCGTGATGATAGCGTTAATCTTTCTGCCGTTTTATAGATAG
- a CDS encoding adenosine-specific kinase, whose product MLELKVVKIDKPLDMNFILGQGHFIKIVEDLYEALVNNVPGIKFGLAFAEASGVCKVRTQGNDTFLEELAAKNILELGSGHSFIILLKDAYPINVLNAIKNIPEVCNIYCATSNPTEVIVAESQNGRGILGVIDGLPPKGVENETDVAWRKDLLRKIGYKL is encoded by the coding sequence ATGTTAGAACTAAAAGTTGTAAAGATAGATAAGCCTCTTGATATGAATTTTATTTTAGGACAGGGGCATTTTATCAAAATAGTAGAGGACCTTTATGAGGCTTTAGTCAACAACGTCCCAGGAATAAAATTTGGTTTGGCATTTGCTGAAGCATCAGGAGTATGTAAGGTAAGGACGCAAGGTAATGATACTTTTCTTGAAGAGTTGGCTGCCAAAAACATACTTGAGCTTGGTAGCGGGCACAGCTTTATTATTTTATTAAAAGACGCCTATCCGATTAATGTTTTAAATGCTATAAAGAATATCCCTGAAGTATGTAATATATATTGCGCTACTAGTAACCCTACGGAGGTAATCGTTGCAGAGAGCCAGAATGGGCGGGGGATATTGGGGGTTATTGATGGCCTCCCTCCTAAAGGCGTAGAGAATGAAACGGATGTTGCCTGGCGTAAGGACTTATTGCGTAAAATCGGCTATAAGCTTTGA
- the amrS gene encoding AmmeMemoRadiSam system radical SAM enzyme, protein MKEASLYVRLDGQTVHCQLCAHNCKIQEGKFGFCGVRQNIKGVLYTHNYGKLVAVNVDPVEKKPLNHFLPGSLAFSIASAGCNFRCGFCQNWQISQLDFLKDHPGEDFSAAKVIELAKQNNCKSIAYTYTEPTIFFEFALETAILAKQEGIANIFVTNGYMTAKAISVLKPHLDTANVDLKFFKESSYQRICSAKLAPVLDSIRLLYDTGVWVEITTLLIPGENDSPEELSGIAKFISGISKDIPWHVSSFHADYKFTSYSNTPEQTLKAAYDLGKAQGLRYVYAGNAYGWGQDTFCIQCKRVIIKREGFNITESSLAGNKCKFCQAILPGVFS, encoded by the coding sequence ATGAAAGAAGCCTCTCTTTACGTCCGATTAGACGGTCAAACGGTGCACTGCCAGCTTTGCGCGCATAACTGTAAGATTCAGGAAGGTAAATTTGGTTTTTGCGGGGTAAGGCAGAATATCAAGGGAGTTCTTTATACTCATAATTATGGCAAGTTGGTAGCGGTAAATGTGGATCCAGTTGAAAAAAAACCGCTAAATCATTTTCTTCCTGGTTCTTTAGCTTTCTCTATTGCCAGCGCCGGTTGTAACTTCCGCTGCGGCTTTTGTCAAAACTGGCAAATTTCTCAACTCGATTTCCTTAAAGACCATCCTGGGGAAGACTTTAGCGCTGCTAAGGTTATAGAACTAGCTAAACAGAACAATTGTAAATCAATAGCCTACACATATACCGAGCCGACTATTTTTTTTGAATTTGCATTGGAGACGGCGATACTGGCTAAGCAGGAAGGAATAGCCAATATATTTGTTACTAATGGGTATATGACCGCTAAGGCGATCTCGGTGCTTAAGCCGCATTTGGATACGGCTAATGTTGATCTAAAATTTTTTAAAGAAAGTTCCTATCAAAGGATATGTTCGGCAAAATTAGCCCCTGTTCTTGATTCTATTCGTTTATTATATGATACTGGAGTCTGGGTTGAAATTACGACTTTGCTGATTCCCGGAGAAAACGACTCTCCGGAGGAGTTATCCGGGATTGCAAAATTTATCTCCGGGATAAGTAAAGATATCCCCTGGCATGTCTCTAGTTTTCATGCGGATTATAAATTTACTTCTTATTCAAATACCCCTGAACAGACCCTAAAGGCAGCCTATGATTTGGGTAAAGCCCAAGGATTGCGTTATGTGTATGCCGGTAATGCCTATGGCTGGGGCCAGGATACTTTTTGTATCCAATGCAAAAGAGTCATTATTAAAAGGGAAGGATTTAATATAACCGAATCCAGCCTTGCAGGCAATAAGTGCAAATTTTGTCAGGCAATTTTACCTGGAGTGTTTAGTTAA
- a CDS encoding HAD-IA family hydrolase, with translation MLKLIIFDLDGTLVDAYAAINSSFNYVMGKLGLKPQSANTIRLAVGWGDANLLKPYIPKKHLKRALSLYRNHHKHSLLKYSRLYPHVKLLLRYLLNKGCKLAVASNRPTEFSLILLRHLGLIKFFDYVLCADKLKYGKPHPQILNTIIRRFAFKKSQALYVGDMVIDAQAGRRAKIKTVIVTGGSSSNLQIKKERPFRVIPSIERLLDLL, from the coding sequence ATGCTAAAACTGATTATTTTTGATTTAGACGGTACATTAGTGGATGCCTATGCGGCGATTAATAGCAGTTTTAATTATGTGATGGGCAAGCTGGGATTAAAACCACAAAGCGCAAACACTATCCGCCTGGCTGTAGGATGGGGAGACGCCAATCTTCTTAAGCCGTATATTCCCAAGAAGCATTTAAAACGCGCTTTAAGCCTATACCGTAATCATCATAAGCACAGCTTACTTAAATACTCGCGCCTGTATCCGCATGTTAAGCTTCTTTTGCGGTATCTTTTAAATAAAGGTTGCAAGCTGGCGGTAGCCAGTAACCGGCCGACTGAATTTTCTCTTATTCTTTTAAGGCATTTAGGCCTGATAAAATTTTTTGATTATGTACTTTGCGCTGATAAATTAAAATATGGTAAGCCCCACCCACAGATTCTAAATACGATAATCAGGAGGTTTGCCTTTAAGAAGTCTCAAGCGCTCTATGTCGGGGATATGGTTATCGACGCGCAAGCCGGCAGGCGCGCGAAAATCAAGACCGTAATTGTTACCGGCGGCTCAAGTAGCAATCTTCAGATTAAGAAGGAGAGGCCTTTTAGGGTTATCCCTTCAATTGAAAGACTTCTAGATCTGTTATAA
- a CDS encoding aminotransferase class III-fold pyridoxal phosphate-dependent enzyme: MSPKQLVKTAKNKKSHDDLLDLESKYCSWGDTVHYAEKLNIFKSSEGSYLYDQEGTQYLDLQMWYSAVNFGYRNQRLNETLKKQIDTLPQLACQYLHEEKIRLAAKLAQKNQCAFEEKGRIHFNVGGSSALEDSLKLVRNHTGRSLVFAFMGGYHGRTLAASAITSSFRYRERFGHFGDRAMFVPYPYCFRCPYDKKRDFCDMYCLKQFERLFETEYYSVVNKKNNKCEFAAFYVEPIQGTGGYIVPPQEYYSGLKNILDHYGILLVDDEIQMGFFRTGKFWAIEHFNITPDIIVFGKALTNGLNPISGVWAKEKLISPDVFPPGSTHSTFSSNPLGTAVGLEVMRLIEESDFAISIPKKGRYFIAQLKKLQKKYPQIADVDGIGLALRMEICEKDGYTPNKELTDKIVNLGLSGSLNVRGKKQGLILDVGGYYKNVFTIAPSFYITEDEIDLGVELFEEALNRALKKS; the protein is encoded by the coding sequence ATGAGCCCGAAACAATTGGTAAAAACAGCTAAAAATAAAAAATCCCATGACGACCTGCTTGATCTTGAATCAAAATATTGTTCATGGGGGGACACGGTGCATTATGCCGAAAAACTAAACATATTTAAGAGTTCCGAAGGCAGTTACCTTTATGACCAGGAGGGTACACAGTATTTGGATTTACAGATGTGGTATTCGGCAGTCAATTTCGGTTATAGAAATCAGCGTTTGAATGAGACATTAAAGAAACAAATTGATACTTTACCTCAGTTAGCCTGTCAGTATTTGCATGAAGAAAAGATTCGTTTAGCCGCTAAATTAGCGCAGAAGAACCAGTGTGCTTTTGAAGAAAAAGGCAGGATCCATTTTAACGTTGGCGGATCAAGTGCCCTGGAAGATTCATTAAAGCTGGTACGTAATCATACCGGGCGCAGCCTGGTTTTTGCTTTTATGGGTGGTTATCATGGCAGGACCTTAGCTGCATCAGCGATTACTTCAAGTTTTAGATACAGGGAGCGTTTCGGCCATTTCGGAGATCGAGCGATGTTTGTGCCTTATCCTTACTGTTTCAGGTGCCCTTATGATAAAAAAAGGGATTTCTGTGATATGTATTGCCTGAAACAATTCGAGAGGCTTTTTGAAACGGAGTATTATTCTGTTGTAAATAAAAAAAATAACAAATGTGAGTTTGCTGCTTTTTATGTTGAACCCATCCAGGGTACGGGAGGCTACATTGTTCCTCCTCAGGAATATTATTCAGGATTAAAAAATATATTGGATCATTACGGGATCCTTCTTGTTGATGATGAAATACAGATGGGATTTTTCCGCACAGGGAAGTTTTGGGCGATTGAGCATTTTAACATTACTCCAGATATAATTGTTTTTGGCAAGGCTCTGACCAATGGGTTGAATCCCATAAGCGGAGTCTGGGCCAAGGAAAAACTTATTTCTCCCGATGTTTTTCCTCCGGGGTCGACTCATTCCACATTCTCATCCAATCCTTTAGGGACTGCCGTAGGGCTTGAAGTAATGAGGTTAATCGAAGAATCGGATTTTGCTATTTCCATTCCTAAGAAGGGCAGGTATTTTATTGCGCAACTTAAGAAACTGCAGAAGAAATATCCGCAAATTGCAGATGTGGATGGTATTGGTTTAGCTTTGAGGATGGAAATATGCGAGAAGGATGGCTATACTCCAAATAAGGAGCTTACGGATAAGATTGTAAATTTGGGATTAAGCGGGTCCTTAAACGTTAGAGGTAAAAAGCAGGGATTAATTTTGGACGTCGGCGGTTATTATAAGAATGTTTTTACTATTGCACCCTCTTTTTATATTACCGAAGATGAAATCGATTTAGGTGTGGAACTTTTTGAAGAGGCATTGAATAGGGCGTTGAAGAAGTCATAA
- a CDS encoding lysophospholipid acyltransferase family protein, whose amino-acid sequence MDSKKIRKFTGRFAARLGLNICSLIVRVIPTGWLYAFANNIAALAYIFAVKQRNIALDSLNIAFGKEKSRQEIEAIAKDCFMYMAKSAVELMSFFDKSQALRERIEIQGRLNLDKALASGKGVILVSAHFGNFPLLLGKLALEGYKAAGIMRPMRDAKVEKIFFEKRKKFGVRTIYSQPRNECVNNTISALRNNELVFIPIDQNFGTGGVFVNFFGEKAATATGPVILAQRTKAALIPCFIIRQPDDRHLIIFEPELELKTGKDSQDTILINIQRLTDIIESYIRKYPAEWGWIHRRWKSKPG is encoded by the coding sequence ATGGATTCCAAAAAAATTCGCAAATTCACCGGCCGTTTTGCGGCCAGGCTTGGTTTAAATATATGTTCTTTGATAGTCAGGGTTATTCCGACCGGCTGGCTCTATGCCTTTGCCAATAATATCGCCGCTTTAGCTTATATTTTTGCCGTAAAGCAGAGAAATATTGCTTTGGATAGCTTAAATATTGCTTTCGGTAAGGAAAAATCCCGACAGGAAATTGAGGCGATAGCCAAGGATTGTTTTATGTACATGGCTAAAAGCGCAGTTGAACTAATGTCCTTTTTTGATAAGTCCCAGGCTTTAAGAGAACGAATTGAAATTCAGGGACGTCTAAATCTGGATAAAGCATTAGCATCCGGAAAGGGTGTAATTTTAGTAAGTGCGCATTTTGGTAATTTCCCGCTTCTTTTGGGTAAACTGGCACTGGAGGGGTATAAGGCCGCAGGGATTATGCGGCCGATGCGCGACGCCAAAGTTGAAAAGATTTTCTTTGAAAAGAGAAAAAAATTTGGTGTAAGGACAATTTATAGCCAACCGCGTAATGAATGCGTAAATAATACAATTAGCGCTTTACGTAATAATGAATTAGTTTTTATACCCATAGATCAGAATTTCGGTACGGGGGGAGTATTTGTTAATTTTTTCGGAGAGAAGGCTGCTACTGCCACTGGCCCGGTGATTCTGGCGCAAAGGACAAAAGCTGCGCTTATTCCATGTTTTATTATCCGGCAGCCTGATGACAGGCATCTGATAATTTTTGAACCGGAATTAGAATTAAAAACAGGTAAGGATTCTCAAGATACCATATTGATAAATATCCAGAGGCTTACTGATATTATTGAGTCCTACATACGTAAATATCCTGCGGAATGGGGCTGGATTCACCGCAGATGGAAGAGTAAGCCTGGTTAA
- a CDS encoding alpha/beta fold hydrolase yields MIIFSLKEDKRPITEIPNTGFFMPGDKNLSFLIHGLTGTAKEMGSIAQYLNKNGFSVAAPLMANHDKSISLLKRTSWQEFYESVRNEFIKYANDYENIFVAGLSFGALIGIMLAHEFPKKVKALNCFSPTLFFDGWGNPKSRFLLPLVYKTLLKYWLYFKEEYPYGIKNERLRKKIESFYKDAKLFDYSKVHLYGYPVIPVACMYQNYLLSKKVISILKEITSPIQLMQARDDDVTSPKNSYYILDHISSQEKEIIFLEDSYHIITADQERDKVAEKTLAFFEKYKKL; encoded by the coding sequence ATGATAATTTTTTCACTGAAGGAAGATAAGCGCCCAATCACTGAGATACCCAATACCGGATTTTTTATGCCAGGAGATAAAAATCTAAGTTTCCTAATTCATGGGCTTACCGGTACAGCCAAAGAGATGGGTTCAATTGCTCAATACCTGAATAAAAATGGATTTTCCGTTGCCGCTCCCCTAATGGCTAATCATGATAAATCTATTTCTCTCCTTAAGCGGACTTCTTGGCAAGAGTTTTATGAATCCGTAAGAAATGAATTTATTAAATACGCTAACGACTATGAAAATATATTTGTAGCCGGGTTATCTTTCGGCGCTTTAATTGGAATCATGCTGGCTCATGAATTCCCTAAAAAAGTAAAAGCATTAAACTGCTTTTCTCCCACGCTCTTTTTTGACGGATGGGGTAACCCTAAATCTAGGTTTCTCCTCCCTTTGGTTTATAAAACTCTCCTTAAATACTGGCTTTATTTTAAAGAAGAATACCCCTATGGAATAAAAAATGAGCGCTTGAGAAAAAAAATAGAAAGTTTTTATAAAGATGCGAAATTATTTGATTACAGTAAAGTGCACCTCTACGGGTATCCCGTAATCCCGGTTGCCTGCATGTATCAGAATTACCTACTCTCAAAAAAAGTAATATCAATACTCAAAGAGATAACTTCACCTATCCAATTAATGCAAGCCAGGGATGACGATGTGACCAGCCCCAAAAACTCTTATTATATCCTCGACCACATAAGTTCACAGGAAAAAGAGATAATCTTCCTTGAAGATTCTTACCATATTATTACCGCAGATCAGGAAAGAGATAAAGTTGCGGAGAAAACTTTAGCTTTTTTTGAAAAATATAAAAAATTATAA
- a CDS encoding MtnX-like HAD-IB family phosphatase, producing the protein MEDKNNQFNPKKCIVFFDFDNTIATCDVFDNMLLLFSKDDRWVELEKRWKSGRIGSKTCLEGQLRGMDLNRVSLDAYLSKIKLDPYFKPIYKLLQAKKIKSFVLSDNYDYILNKILKINRINNLKVYANKLRFSKGKVVTDYPFKDKDCQICAHCKTKNLLAKAPKGATIIYVGDGESDACPAKYAHVVFAKDHLLRHLKESKLDYMAFNNLKDVLIYLKRKLI; encoded by the coding sequence ATGGAAGATAAGAATAACCAGTTTAACCCTAAAAAATGTATTGTTTTCTTTGATTTTGACAATACCATTGCTACTTGCGATGTGTTTGATAATATGCTTTTGCTTTTTTCCAAGGATGACCGTTGGGTAGAATTGGAGAAAAGATGGAAGAGCGGTAGGATTGGTTCAAAGACCTGCCTTGAAGGGCAACTCAGAGGCATGGATCTAAACAGGGTGTCTTTGGATGCTTATTTGTCCAAGATCAAGCTTGATCCCTATTTTAAGCCGATTTATAAGCTGCTGCAGGCTAAAAAAATCAAGAGTTTCGTCTTAAGCGATAACTACGACTACATACTTAATAAAATTCTGAAGATCAACAGGATAAATAACCTTAAAGTTTACGCAAATAAACTAAGGTTTTCTAAAGGTAAAGTAGTTACAGATTACCCATTCAAGGATAAAGATTGCCAGATTTGCGCGCATTGCAAGACAAAAAATCTTTTAGCTAAAGCGCCAAAAGGGGCTACGATAATCTATGTGGGGGATGGCGAATCAGATGCCTGTCCGGCAAAATACGCCCACGTTGTATTTGCTAAGGATCATCTCCTGCGGCATCTTAAAGAGAGTAAGTTGGATTATATGGCTTTTAATAATTTAAAAGACGTTCTTATCTATTTAAAAAGGAAATTAATATGA
- a CDS encoding CsgG/HfaB family protein has protein sequence MIKSLKLFGCLISLLFFAGCFSTKPHFALDNSLAGESLSPYAGARVKIAINDFELKTSGLDAQVGLALKDYFISILNTTKRFVITTPQEADLIVSVGVIEFIPESSGGKSGLAGGGSAAGGFMGGLLGEALNKANMQLNLRIIDRVSANVMSNRDIQSQAVENPGRKIRTPHDKAFKAGLSEYAQGPMGKVIHDCLIEAARFISQNVPLNYYKN, from the coding sequence ATGATAAAGAGTCTTAAGTTATTTGGTTGCCTGATTTCCTTACTGTTTTTTGCGGGATGTTTTTCGACAAAACCACATTTTGCGTTAGATAACTCTTTGGCGGGAGAGTCGCTTAGTCCATACGCCGGAGCGCGCGTAAAAATAGCAATTAACGATTTTGAACTAAAAACTTCCGGCCTTGACGCACAGGTTGGATTGGCGTTAAAAGATTATTTTATCAGCATTCTAAATACTACAAAGCGTTTTGTTATAACTACTCCGCAGGAAGCGGATTTAATTGTCAGCGTTGGGGTTATCGAGTTTATTCCGGAGAGCTCGGGCGGCAAGTCGGGATTAGCCGGAGGGGGAAGCGCCGCTGGCGGTTTTATGGGTGGTTTATTAGGGGAGGCCCTAAATAAAGCAAATATGCAATTGAATTTGCGTATTATTGACCGGGTTAGCGCAAACGTAATGAGTAATCGCGATATTCAGAGTCAAGCAGTGGAGAATCCCGGGAGAAAAATAAGAACTCCTCATGATAAAGCCTTTAAGGCCGGTTTAAGCGAATACGCGCAAGGACCGATGGGTAAGGTTATTCATGATTGTTTAATCGAGGCAGCTCGTTTTATCTCACAGAATGTACCACTAAATTATTACAAAAACTAA
- a CDS encoding PIG-L family deacetylase — protein sequence MKMYKRLTIQRLKVVDECHCDPERSEGEAILEIASSLSLLAMTRLFLRAELLHKIKLSIFLSFLLLSGCASVDKSGIIWKGSIGVLEPFKKDERILVLAPHPDDEAIACAGIIQEALKAQAKVRIVYLTSGDHNELSFIVYEKRITMRQGEFVYMGQVRQKESIKAMEFLGLSKDDLVFLGYPDYGTFEIFCKYWQAKKPFRDRLTRISSVPYKNNPSYGAQYYGESILSDLTNQILDYKPDRIFVSHPSDVNVDHKALYLFLQVALSDLEGKISTPAVYPYLVHSVGWPKPRHYHPELELYPPDKFIGSEIDWLRFDLSFEELDKKYQSILFYKSQTQSAAFYLLSFARENELFGDYPVLVLEPQPASGNKVISYSGASEMFKEARSLQPLREIEELEEDGSVSYARQDDYFIVRVDKPKKLSARFGVMLYIFGYSKDTAFAQMPKIRIITGFGSCKVFNGKNRVVDHGVLVDFGKNFLILKIPLKLLQYPDYLLTSLKAYHGDLPIDAVGYRKIKINK from the coding sequence ATGAAAATGTATAAAAGATTAACAATTCAGCGTTTGAAAGTTGTCGACGAGTGTCATTGCGACCCTGAGCGAAGCGAAGGGGAAGCAATCCTTGAGATTGCTTCGTCGCTATCGCTCCTCGCAATGACACGATTATTTCTAAGAGCTGAACTGTTACATAAAATAAAACTATCAATTTTTCTGTCATTTTTATTGCTTAGCGGCTGCGCTAGCGTGGACAAATCTGGGATAATCTGGAAAGGTTCTATCGGCGTATTGGAGCCGTTTAAGAAGGATGAGCGGATTTTAGTCCTGGCTCCGCATCCGGATGATGAAGCAATCGCCTGCGCAGGGATTATTCAAGAGGCGCTCAAAGCGCAAGCCAAAGTCAGGATAGTTTATCTGACTAGCGGCGACCACAATGAGTTATCTTTTATCGTCTATGAAAAGAGGATAACCATGCGCCAGGGGGAATTTGTTTATATGGGGCAGGTGCGCCAGAAGGAGTCAATTAAAGCGATGGAATTTTTAGGCTTGTCTAAGGATGACCTGGTATTTTTAGGATACCCTGATTACGGAACCTTTGAAATTTTTTGTAAGTATTGGCAGGCCAAGAAGCCATTTCGCGACCGCCTGACCCGGATATCCAGCGTGCCATACAAGAACAATCCTTCTTACGGGGCTCAATATTACGGTGAAAGCATATTAAGTGATTTGACTAATCAGATTTTAGATTATAAACCGGATAGGATATTTGTTTCTCATCCTTCCGATGTTAATGTTGACCATAAAGCGTTATATCTATTCCTCCAGGTGGCCTTGAGTGATTTGGAAGGCAAGATTTCAACCCCAGCGGTTTATCCTTATCTTGTGCATTCTGTGGGTTGGCCCAAGCCGCGACATTATCATCCGGAGTTAGAATTATATCCGCCTGATAAATTTATCGGTTCTGAGATTGATTGGCTGCGTTTTGATTTAAGTTTTGAAGAATTGGACAAAAAATACCAGTCTATTCTTTTCTATAAGAGCCAGACGCAGTCGGCGGCGTTTTATTTATTGTCTTTTGCAAGAGAGAACGAACTTTTTGGCGATTATCCGGTTTTGGTATTAGAACCGCAACCTGCATCAGGGAATAAGGTTATTTCTTATTCTGGCGCTTCGGAAATGTTTAAAGAGGCCAGATCTTTGCAGCCTCTTAGAGAAATCGAGGAGTTGGAGGAGGATGGGTCTGTTAGTTATGCCCGGCAGGATGATTATTTTATCGTGCGCGTGGATAAGCCTAAAAAACTTAGCGCAAGGTTTGGTGTAATGCTCTATATTTTTGGGTATAGTAAGGATACTGCTTTTGCTCAGATGCCCAAGATACGCATCATTACCGGATTTGGCAGTTGTAAGGTATTTAATGGTAAAAATAGGGTTGTCGATCATGGAGTGTTGGTAGATTTTGGCAAGAATTTTTTAATTTTAAAAATTCCGCTTAAGCTTTTACAGTATCCGGATTACCTGCTTACTTCACTTAAGGCTTATCACGGTGATTTGCCTATTGATGCGGTGGGTTACCGTAAAATAAAGATTAATAAGTAA
- a CDS encoding ZIP family metal transporter, which yields MVLLWILASTFLVSLISLVGIFTLTLKDNLLHKILFCLIGFSAGALIGGAFLHILPECLENNKSSIVFSYLILGIIVFFLMERYLHWRHCHEEGGACKTHAFTYLNLVGDGFHNFIDGMVIAASFIVSLKLGLVTTLAIILHEIPQELGDFAVLVYGGFTKRKALLFNFASALMAIIGAIVGYFITDLTKSFSNFILPFTAGGFIYIATSDLIPELHKESDLKRSTVAFFAFLMGIVFMALAKNLLPG from the coding sequence ATGGTTTTACTTTGGATCTTAGCCAGCACATTTTTAGTCAGCCTCATATCCTTGGTGGGTATTTTTACCCTGACACTTAAAGATAATTTGCTGCATAAGATTCTTTTTTGCCTGATTGGTTTTTCTGCAGGCGCACTTATCGGAGGCGCATTTTTACATATCCTTCCGGAATGTTTAGAAAATAATAAAAGCTCTATAGTATTCTCTTACCTGATTCTGGGAATTATAGTTTTTTTCCTTATGGAAAGGTATCTACATTGGAGGCATTGCCACGAAGAGGGAGGTGCTTGTAAAACTCACGCTTTCACTTACCTGAACTTAGTTGGAGACGGATTCCATAATTTTATCGATGGTATGGTAATTGCCGCAAGTTTCATTGTTTCTTTGAAGCTTGGGTTGGTTACTACTTTGGCAATTATACTGCATGAAATTCCTCAGGAGCTGGGTGATTTTGCCGTCTTGGTTTATGGCGGTTTTACCAAAAGGAAGGCGCTTTTGTTCAATTTCGCTTCGGCGCTTATGGCGATCATCGGGGCGATTGTAGGTTATTTCATAACTGATCTTACTAAAAGCTTTTCGAATTTTATCCTGCCTTTTACGGCTGGCGGCTTCATTTACATCGCAACCAGCGATCTGATTCCTGAGCTTCATAAAGAAAGCGACCTGAAGCGTTCAACCGTTGCTTTTTTTGCATTTTTAATGGGCATAGTATTTATGGCGCTAGCAAAAAATCTCTTACCAGGGTAA